In a single window of the Streptacidiphilus sp. P02-A3a genome:
- a CDS encoding acyl-CoA thioesterase II yields MGDPVDHLVDLLDLEQIETNIFRGRSPEESLQRVFGGQVAGQALIAAGRTVAADRPVHSLHAYFLRPGLPGVPIVYQVDRLRDGRSFTTRRVLGVQQGRTIFALTADFHLPEPSPFEHQTAMPSVPGPEELPSALDEVGTVLGEMPPFISRRQPFDLRYVERLRWRHEELIGVEPKVAVWLRTNGELPDDPLIHACAVTYASDMTLLDAVRVPVEPLWGKRHFDMASLDHAMWFHRPFRADDWLLYQQESPIATGARGLARGQLFDQSGRLVASVMQEGLFRRLQD; encoded by the coding sequence ATGGGCGATCCCGTGGACCACCTGGTCGACCTGCTCGACCTGGAGCAGATCGAGACGAATATCTTCCGTGGTCGCAGCCCGGAGGAGTCCCTGCAGCGGGTCTTCGGCGGGCAGGTCGCGGGGCAGGCGCTGATCGCCGCCGGACGCACCGTCGCCGCCGACCGGCCGGTGCACTCGCTGCACGCCTACTTCCTGCGCCCCGGCCTCCCCGGCGTGCCGATCGTCTACCAGGTGGACCGCCTGCGCGACGGCCGGTCCTTCACTACCCGCCGGGTGCTGGGCGTGCAACAAGGACGCACAATCTTTGCCCTTACGGCCGATTTCCATCTTCCTGAACCCTCACCTTTCGAACACCAGACGGCGATGCCCTCCGTCCCCGGCCCGGAGGAACTCCCGAGCGCGCTGGACGAGGTCGGCACCGTCCTCGGCGAGATGCCGCCCTTCATCAGCCGTCGGCAGCCCTTCGACCTGCGCTACGTCGAGCGGCTGCGGTGGCGGCACGAGGAGCTGATCGGCGTCGAACCCAAGGTCGCGGTCTGGCTGCGGACCAACGGCGAACTCCCGGACGACCCGCTGATCCACGCCTGCGCGGTGACCTACGCCAGCGACATGACCCTGCTGGACGCGGTCCGGGTGCCGGTGGAGCCGCTGTGGGGCAAGCGCCACTTCGACATGGCGTCGCTGGACCACGCGATGTGGTTCCACCGCCCGTTCCGCGCGGACGACTGGCTGCTGTACCAACAGGAGTCCCCGATAGCGACCGGCGCCCGAGGCCTGGCCCGCGGCCAGCTGTTCGACCAGAGCGGCCGACTGGTCGCCTCAGTCATGCAAGAGGGCCTCTTCCGCCGCCTCCAGGACTGA
- a CDS encoding helix-turn-helix domain-containing protein, with amino-acid sequence MEHSRWKLTRERKLIEGFTESAEIEEERQEHRLSMALAKVVYDRRVELGLSQTELAARTGLTQGKISRIEGSDSVPTLPLLAKLAKGLDASLNIAIDVDDARVTLSAHRAA; translated from the coding sequence ATGGAGCACAGCCGCTGGAAGCTCACGCGGGAGCGCAAGTTGATTGAGGGGTTCACCGAGTCTGCCGAGATCGAGGAGGAACGCCAAGAGCATCGCCTGTCGATGGCACTGGCGAAGGTGGTGTACGACCGGCGTGTCGAACTCGGACTGTCGCAGACTGAGCTTGCTGCCCGTACCGGGCTGACCCAGGGGAAGATCTCCCGGATCGAGGGATCGGACAGCGTACCGACTCTGCCGCTGCTGGCGAAGCTGGCCAAGGGGCTGGACGCCTCCTTGAACATCGCCATCGATGTCGATGACGCCAGGGTGACGCTCTCGGCCCACCGGGCCGCATGA
- a CDS encoding DDE-type integrase/transposase/recombinase, which yields MNSPEYAELPPAQIWARELDTGRYHCSVSTMYRILRERGQAGERRRQATHPAKAVPELVADGPSQVFTWDITKAAGPRKGIWYHAYVIIDIFSRYIVGHTVESAESAERAEELIRETIARNGIVPQTVHADRGTSMTSKKVSQLLIDLGVTRSHSRPKVSNDNPYSEAQFKTTKYMSDYPERFNSLAHARDWFDAFISYYNHEHRHSGIALHTPASVHFGTAKEIRDQRALTLADAYARHPERFGRRPQPPEIPTTAWINDPAKRSEPAPQTS from the coding sequence ATGAACAGCCCCGAGTACGCCGAGCTGCCGCCCGCGCAGATCTGGGCCCGCGAGCTGGATACCGGGCGCTATCACTGCTCGGTCTCCACGATGTACCGGATCCTGCGCGAGCGCGGGCAAGCCGGCGAACGTCGACGCCAGGCCACCCACCCGGCCAAGGCAGTGCCCGAACTGGTCGCCGACGGCCCCTCGCAGGTGTTCACCTGGGACATCACCAAAGCAGCCGGCCCACGCAAGGGCATCTGGTACCACGCCTACGTCATCATCGACATCTTCAGCCGCTACATCGTCGGCCACACCGTTGAATCGGCCGAATCAGCCGAACGGGCAGAGGAGTTGATCCGCGAGACCATCGCGCGCAACGGCATCGTGCCCCAGACCGTGCACGCCGACCGAGGCACCTCCATGACCAGCAAGAAGGTCTCCCAGCTATTGATCGACCTCGGCGTCACCAGGTCGCACTCGCGCCCCAAGGTCTCCAACGACAACCCCTACAGCGAGGCCCAGTTCAAGACCACCAAATACATGTCCGACTACCCAGAGCGCTTCAACTCCCTGGCCCACGCCCGCGACTGGTTCGACGCGTTCATCTCGTACTACAACCACGAGCACAGGCACTCGGGCATCGCCCTGCACACGCCCGCCAGCGTCCACTTCGGCACTGCCAAGGAGATCCGCGACCAGCGGGCACTCACCCTCGCCGACGCCTACGCGCGCCACCCCGAACGCTTCGGCCGCCGCCCCCAACCACCCGAGATCCCGACGACAGCCTGGATCAACGACCCCGCCAAGCGCAGCGAACCCGCACCACAAACCTCATAA
- a CDS encoding type II toxin-antitoxin system RelE/ParE family toxin, translated as MDALYAVEIEPEVRTWLELLSGRHFRKVEDYVEVLAELGPLTPMPYARHLRDGVGELRPTLDGVATRITYWITGDRRIVLLTVFRKTRSHEEAQITRAVLAKKECEGSHGPAHMVFGREEGE; from the coding sequence ATGGATGCGCTGTACGCGGTCGAAATCGAGCCGGAAGTCCGTACCTGGTTGGAACTGCTCTCGGGTAGGCACTTCCGCAAGGTCGAGGACTACGTCGAAGTGCTGGCGGAGCTCGGGCCGCTCACCCCGATGCCGTACGCCAGGCATCTGCGCGATGGGGTGGGCGAGCTGCGTCCGACCCTTGACGGGGTGGCTACGCGGATCACGTACTGGATCACCGGGGATCGCCGGATCGTGCTGCTGACGGTATTCCGCAAGACACGGTCGCACGAGGAGGCCCAGATCACTCGGGCGGTGCTGGCGAAGAAGGAGTGCGAGGGTTCGCACGGGCCGGCGCACATGGTGTTCGGCCGCGAGGAAGGGGAGTGA
- a CDS encoding transposase, which translates to MTSTNPSAANPAPRPKRRTFSPEYKLRIVAEYDAAPRNEKGAVLRRERLYHSHVTEWRAARDAGALEHLVDHRTSPARAKKSAAEAENEKLRRQVERLEKELARNKAAVEVLGKASALLEMISESAD; encoded by the coding sequence ATGACCAGCACCAATCCGTCCGCAGCCAACCCAGCTCCCCGGCCGAAGCGCCGCACGTTCAGCCCCGAGTACAAGCTGCGGATCGTCGCCGAGTACGACGCCGCGCCCAGGAATGAGAAGGGCGCGGTCCTGCGCCGCGAGCGCCTGTACCACTCCCACGTCACCGAGTGGCGGGCCGCCCGCGATGCCGGGGCCCTGGAGCACCTGGTGGACCACCGCACCAGCCCGGCCCGTGCGAAGAAGTCCGCCGCCGAGGCCGAGAACGAGAAGTTGCGCCGGCAGGTGGAACGGCTGGAGAAGGAGCTCGCCCGGAACAAGGCCGCAGTGGAGGTCCTGGGAAAAGCGTCGGCGCTCTTGGAAATGATCTCCGAGAGCGCGGACTGA
- a CDS encoding MFS transporter has translation MGLVPAPAPGRLRKLAGSALADITPLRTSAHFRRIWFGQSVSSIGQQMTALAISVQVYALTKSTFATGLVGLCSLVPLVAFGLYGGAIADTMDRRRLGLFGATGLAILSTGLAVQAFFGVHQVAVLYAVVALQAVCFALNAPARASMVPRLVPAEQLPAANALSTVSMNLGLTVGPMLGGLLIGVWSYQAAYLVDAVAFGASLYAMWRLPSMRPETVAHTGDARPPRPSVLDGLRFLRDRPNLRMSFLADLAAMVFGMPRALFPALAAVLYHGNAGTVGLLAAAPAVGALLGALFSGWVSRINRHGVAVILAVLVWGLSIAGFGLARHLWLGLLLLAIAGAADTVSMIFRNTIMQAAAPDGMRGRLQGVFTVVVAGGPRLGDFESGTVAQLTTPTFSAVSGGIACVAAMLLLVLRYPSFLRYDNRAPTP, from the coding sequence TTGGGACTAGTTCCGGCGCCCGCCCCCGGCCGGCTGCGCAAACTGGCCGGCAGCGCGCTCGCCGACATCACCCCGCTGCGCACCAGCGCCCACTTCCGCCGGATCTGGTTCGGTCAGAGCGTCTCGTCCATCGGACAGCAGATGACCGCGCTGGCGATCTCGGTCCAGGTCTACGCGCTGACCAAGTCGACCTTCGCGACCGGCCTGGTCGGGCTCTGCTCGCTGGTACCGCTGGTCGCCTTCGGCCTGTACGGCGGCGCCATCGCGGACACCATGGACCGGCGCCGCCTCGGCCTCTTCGGGGCGACCGGCCTGGCGATCCTGTCGACCGGACTGGCCGTCCAGGCCTTCTTCGGCGTGCACCAGGTCGCCGTGCTCTACGCGGTGGTCGCGCTCCAGGCGGTCTGCTTCGCGCTCAACGCGCCGGCCCGGGCGTCCATGGTCCCGCGCCTGGTCCCCGCCGAGCAGCTACCGGCGGCGAACGCCCTGTCCACAGTCAGCATGAACCTGGGCCTGACCGTCGGCCCCATGCTCGGCGGGCTGCTGATCGGGGTCTGGAGCTACCAGGCGGCCTACCTGGTCGACGCCGTGGCCTTCGGCGCCTCGCTGTACGCGATGTGGCGGCTGCCGTCCATGCGCCCGGAGACCGTCGCCCACACCGGCGACGCCCGGCCGCCGCGTCCCTCGGTACTGGACGGCCTGCGCTTCCTGCGCGACCGGCCCAACCTGCGGATGAGCTTCCTGGCCGACCTCGCGGCGATGGTCTTCGGCATGCCCCGCGCGCTGTTCCCGGCGCTCGCGGCAGTGCTGTACCACGGCAACGCGGGCACCGTCGGGCTGCTGGCTGCGGCCCCGGCGGTCGGCGCGCTGCTCGGCGCGCTGTTCTCCGGCTGGGTGAGCCGGATCAACCGGCACGGCGTGGCGGTCATCCTCGCGGTGCTGGTCTGGGGGCTCTCGATCGCCGGATTCGGGCTGGCCCGACACCTGTGGCTGGGCCTGCTGCTGCTCGCGATCGCGGGCGCCGCGGACACCGTCAGCATGATCTTCCGCAACACGATCATGCAGGCAGCCGCTCCCGACGGCATGCGCGGACGGCTCCAGGGCGTCTTCACGGTGGTGGTCGCGGGCGGCCCCAGACTCGGCGACTTCGAGTCCGGCACGGTGGCCCAGCTGACCACCCCGACCTTCTCGGCCGTCAGCGGCGGGATCGCCTGTGTCGCGGCCATGCTCCTGCTCGTCCTGCGCTACCCCTCCTTCCTCCGCTACGACAACCGCGCGCCAACCCCCTGA
- a CDS encoding helix-turn-helix domain-containing protein: protein MTELGFGAVVRQARLAHGWKQADLAKRVGMSQRAVSNWERGAAEPDDAVRDRVRAVLGLRDPAAAGAVRAEPVYPGRALVGELPLDRLSPEDFEEFIANLVAASYPGTFVSRIGKTGHTQGGYDVHVESSGALVVGVQCKREAQFGPKKVADAVDEVRKAAAKEGAEPVGVSVIALSRIASPDARKEMRKHPGWELWDRNDLSRKVRDLGLDRAIPIVRQFFPLMLTDFLGVVRPGPWLGDRQYIDRWYTDNIYTHRWRLVGSPDAVDTLAGFAARSRGSIRLLTGLGGSGKTKVLTEVCRRAAAGKVAVRILEPDAEVEPESFEQLPSGALLVIIDDAHDENVPLGRVVAGVQKANPQANILVSLRPYGVAYVRAELRRVGFHSADTPEVKVPGLDLEAATELACEVLEESLRHFGPQLAAAASDCPLLITTGAALVNRGELNPEGFQDDQRLHAELIDHLAEALTAQSEADSPARRNVLTALAAYQPVDLSDAQTRTSLEQLTGLDFAQTGPLVSDLEDAGLVLRRGATVRVVPDLLGDALLSRAARHRGAEVPTGYLDKALSAAQGAAVRNLIVNAGRVDWQAAGSGPNGSGLIEPLWELVEAAFRDSDAADRAATLELVAKIAFYQPRRSLQLVQWAMAHPAEPASKDIGFGFTHAFTDDDVRQALAQVLRPIAWYSELFPKAAELLWTLAAGDGREPHRFPDHPRRVLEELASFTRQGPTWYQRTLVGLVDRWLNRDQGTVISSPLMVLGPLLATSGHDEQWTPGTLVFRPYALIPTPQVLELRSAVLDLAFEQLGGDRPDWAAEAAGLIGAAFTLAPAGFGLTISEELQQDWSLHFAEVLQRLHDFLTEHSLGPTMLVAVRGYLQWTGEYGPEQLRRRAQAITKDMPTTAKHRLARALHGGPVNPVDNPDLAVRDQLQQRLFTDAVSGIADWPDKQVTHQINALLRDERAVFGPDTGRSRPFIWELITKRPSLGPGFCTHAAAEPESPLRPLVSIALCAMGQAGQPETVELGRRLADDDVELARQVAHAVGLQRGRNTLLPGEADLLKALAGDSDPVVAGAAVGAARYLATAGHQELAVELLFAALPHTGLHQIALAFGPQPYATLSWASLPEQQKTAVLRALAACSSIEDYETGQLLMQITLTDPGSVVKVLQRRVELAEQDRPAEFTPLPHVWHTTLPFRESTQLPELLRQVREWLAAAPGSAWRAYLGSELFALVAGPFDAQTLKVIYDYVDHPDPAKMQVVAVMLRGAPQELAWNTDAVRRILRAADRCGPESLALVQSALIDVGVHSGRRSMAGGPFAAEAEVHARARKLAATCLPGSIEEQFYRDLADSAASSADAWAALREASTPPDDRRNWG from the coding sequence GTGACGGAACTGGGCTTTGGTGCGGTGGTGCGACAGGCGCGGCTTGCGCATGGCTGGAAGCAGGCGGACCTCGCCAAGCGCGTCGGTATGAGCCAGCGCGCGGTGAGCAACTGGGAGAGGGGCGCGGCCGAGCCGGACGACGCCGTCCGGGACCGGGTGCGTGCTGTACTGGGGCTGCGCGACCCAGCCGCGGCGGGGGCAGTGCGCGCTGAGCCTGTCTATCCGGGGCGTGCCCTGGTCGGCGAATTGCCGTTGGATCGGCTGAGCCCGGAGGACTTCGAGGAGTTCATCGCCAACCTCGTAGCAGCCTCTTATCCTGGGACGTTCGTCAGCAGGATCGGGAAGACCGGACACACGCAAGGCGGGTACGACGTGCACGTCGAATCCTCGGGCGCGCTAGTGGTCGGGGTGCAGTGCAAGCGCGAGGCGCAGTTCGGGCCGAAGAAGGTCGCCGATGCCGTCGACGAGGTCCGTAAGGCCGCCGCGAAGGAGGGGGCCGAGCCGGTCGGCGTCTCAGTCATTGCCTTGTCCCGGATCGCCAGCCCGGACGCCCGCAAGGAGATGCGCAAGCATCCAGGCTGGGAGCTATGGGACCGGAACGATCTGTCGCGCAAAGTGCGCGACCTAGGCTTGGATCGCGCGATCCCCATCGTCAGGCAGTTCTTCCCCCTGATGCTGACCGACTTCCTCGGCGTCGTGCGCCCCGGCCCCTGGCTGGGCGACCGGCAGTACATCGACCGCTGGTACACCGACAACATCTACACGCACCGCTGGCGCCTGGTAGGTTCCCCCGACGCTGTCGACACCCTCGCCGGATTCGCTGCCCGCAGCCGGGGCAGCATCAGGCTGTTGACCGGCCTCGGAGGCTCGGGAAAGACGAAGGTGTTGACGGAGGTGTGCCGTCGCGCTGCCGCGGGCAAAGTCGCCGTCCGGATTCTGGAGCCCGACGCCGAGGTCGAGCCCGAGTCCTTCGAGCAGTTGCCCAGCGGCGCCCTGCTGGTCATCATCGACGACGCCCACGACGAGAACGTCCCGCTGGGCAGGGTCGTCGCCGGCGTTCAAAAGGCGAACCCGCAGGCGAATATCCTGGTGTCGCTGCGACCCTATGGGGTCGCGTACGTGCGCGCCGAGCTGCGCCGCGTCGGCTTTCACAGCGCCGACACGCCGGAGGTGAAGGTTCCAGGGCTGGATCTGGAGGCCGCGACGGAGCTCGCGTGTGAAGTGCTGGAGGAGTCGTTGCGTCACTTCGGCCCGCAGTTGGCCGCCGCCGCTTCGGACTGCCCGCTGCTGATCACGACCGGGGCCGCGTTGGTCAACCGCGGAGAGCTGAACCCGGAAGGATTCCAGGACGATCAGCGGCTGCACGCCGAGCTCATCGACCACCTCGCCGAAGCGTTGACCGCGCAGTCCGAAGCCGACAGTCCGGCACGCCGGAACGTGCTCACCGCGCTGGCTGCCTACCAGCCGGTCGATCTGTCCGATGCGCAGACCCGCACCTCCCTGGAGCAGCTGACCGGCTTGGACTTCGCCCAGACCGGGCCACTTGTGTCGGACCTGGAGGACGCCGGGCTGGTGCTGCGCCGCGGCGCTACCGTGCGTGTAGTGCCCGACCTACTGGGCGACGCGCTGCTGAGCCGGGCGGCCCGCCACCGTGGAGCGGAGGTGCCGACCGGGTACTTGGACAAGGCGCTGAGTGCAGCGCAGGGCGCTGCGGTCCGGAACCTGATCGTCAACGCCGGGCGGGTCGACTGGCAAGCCGCGGGCAGCGGCCCGAACGGCTCCGGCCTGATCGAGCCGCTGTGGGAGCTGGTGGAGGCCGCGTTCCGCGACAGCGATGCCGCCGACCGCGCCGCCACCCTGGAATTGGTCGCCAAGATCGCGTTTTACCAGCCGCGCCGGTCCCTGCAGCTGGTGCAGTGGGCGATGGCGCACCCGGCGGAGCCGGCCAGCAAGGATATCGGGTTCGGATTCACCCACGCCTTCACCGACGACGACGTCCGTCAGGCGTTGGCACAGGTCCTGCGCCCGATTGCCTGGTACTCCGAGCTGTTCCCGAAAGCCGCCGAGCTGCTGTGGACTCTGGCGGCCGGTGACGGGCGCGAGCCCCACCGGTTCCCCGACCACCCCCGGCGCGTGCTCGAGGAGTTGGCGTCCTTCACCCGTCAGGGCCCGACCTGGTACCAGCGGACGCTGGTGGGACTGGTTGACCGCTGGCTGAACCGGGATCAGGGCACCGTGATCAGCAGCCCGCTGATGGTGCTGGGACCGCTGCTGGCCACCAGCGGCCACGATGAGCAGTGGACACCAGGCACCCTGGTTTTCCGGCCCTACGCCCTGATCCCCACGCCGCAAGTCCTCGAGCTGCGCTCCGCCGTCCTCGACCTCGCCTTCGAACAGCTGGGCGGCGACCGCCCGGACTGGGCCGCCGAGGCAGCTGGCCTCATCGGGGCCGCGTTCACGCTCGCCCCCGCCGGCTTCGGCTTGACGATCAGCGAAGAGCTGCAGCAGGACTGGTCACTACACTTCGCCGAAGTGCTTCAACGCCTGCACGATTTCCTCACCGAACACTCGCTGGGCCCCACGATGCTTGTTGCCGTCCGCGGCTACCTCCAGTGGACCGGTGAATACGGGCCCGAGCAACTGCGCCGCCGCGCCCAGGCCATCACCAAGGACATGCCGACGACCGCGAAACACCGGCTGGCCCGCGCCCTTCACGGCGGACCCGTCAACCCAGTCGACAACCCCGATTTGGCCGTTCGGGACCAGCTGCAGCAACGCCTGTTCACCGACGCCGTGTCCGGCATCGCCGACTGGCCGGACAAGCAGGTCACCCACCAGATCAACGCACTGCTGCGCGATGAGCGCGCGGTATTCGGCCCCGATACCGGCCGGTCTCGCCCCTTCATCTGGGAGCTGATCACCAAGCGGCCCTCGCTGGGCCCGGGCTTCTGCACGCACGCCGCAGCCGAACCCGAAAGCCCGCTGCGTCCCCTGGTGTCGATCGCGCTGTGTGCTATGGGCCAGGCCGGACAGCCCGAAACGGTCGAACTGGGCCGGCGGCTTGCCGACGACGACGTCGAACTGGCCCGGCAGGTGGCGCACGCCGTCGGGCTGCAGCGCGGGCGCAACACCCTGCTGCCCGGCGAGGCCGACCTGCTCAAAGCCCTTGCGGGTGACAGCGACCCCGTCGTCGCAGGCGCAGCGGTCGGCGCCGCGCGCTACCTGGCCACCGCCGGGCACCAGGAGCTCGCCGTCGAGCTGCTGTTCGCAGCACTTCCGCACACCGGGTTGCATCAGATCGCGCTGGCATTCGGACCGCAGCCGTACGCCACACTGTCCTGGGCGTCGCTGCCCGAGCAGCAGAAGACAGCAGTACTGCGGGCACTCGCTGCCTGTTCCTCGATCGAGGACTACGAGACCGGCCAGCTCCTGATGCAGATTACGCTTACAGACCCGGGTAGCGTCGTCAAGGTACTCCAGCGCCGCGTGGAACTCGCCGAGCAGGACCGGCCGGCGGAGTTCACGCCACTGCCTCACGTCTGGCACACGACCCTGCCGTTCCGCGAGAGTACGCAGCTTCCCGAACTGCTGCGACAGGTCCGCGAGTGGCTGGCCGCCGCTCCCGGATCAGCGTGGCGCGCCTACTTGGGCAGCGAATTGTTCGCGCTGGTCGCGGGGCCGTTCGATGCGCAGACGTTGAAGGTCATCTACGACTATGTCGACCACCCGGACCCGGCGAAGATGCAGGTGGTGGCGGTCATGCTGCGAGGCGCGCCGCAGGAGCTTGCGTGGAACACCGACGCCGTCCGCCGCATTCTGCGCGCAGCCGACCGGTGCGGCCCGGAGAGCCTAGCCTTGGTGCAGTCTGCACTCATTGACGTCGGCGTCCATAGCGGGCGCCGCAGCATGGCCGGAGGGCCGTTCGCCGCCGAGGCTGAGGTGCACGCCCGGGCGCGGAAACTGGCAGCAACATGCCTGCCCGGAAGCATTGAGGAACAGTTCTACCGAGACCTGGCCGACTCGGCTGCCAGCTCGGCGGACGCCTGGGCGGCGCTACGCGAGGCATCGACCCCGCCTGACGACCGCCGGAACTGGGGTTGA
- a CDS encoding HNH endonuclease signature motif containing protein yields MTPPWLRSAAHLRLKGRRPANLFKPDGYQFDDPRPMGPAPRWFSGPSQCWSVTPVVPLYTDGEAVPLASEPSAEQKAQDRRAASQWAAEVLDDKTTLIMSVATIGPPVRQTDDPLSAVATCEITLTDTTGSLAWHQVVDPQWFAPPTSELAEAGLTAAAVCAAPPFKTIMEEFSTRTSGKRLVVHGRSHAYSALFRSYEYAIEGGHAEDGWVFIDHLDIAETLGNARWECAQLRAAEYTGTWNHTGGHYAVPPLPASAVDGPSRSRALSGLLQRLAAPSRYRELNDIATAATASGRSHRPKALKGTRLSRSAAARHAVLHRSGGACENPDCPNPHYTSDRSRSGAYLLEVDHIDDHAKGGADVPQAMAALCPNCHKIKTLGTTGEQLRERLRQTADERHRQILE; encoded by the coding sequence GTGACACCGCCCTGGCTGAGGAGCGCTGCGCACCTGCGGCTGAAGGGCAGGCGCCCGGCGAACCTGTTCAAGCCGGACGGCTACCAGTTCGACGATCCCAGACCCATGGGCCCAGCGCCGCGCTGGTTCTCCGGGCCGTCGCAGTGCTGGTCCGTCACGCCCGTCGTGCCGCTGTACACGGACGGCGAAGCCGTCCCCCTCGCCAGCGAACCCAGCGCGGAGCAGAAAGCCCAGGACCGGCGTGCCGCATCGCAGTGGGCCGCCGAGGTGCTGGACGACAAGACCACACTGATCATGTCCGTGGCAACGATCGGGCCGCCAGTGCGTCAGACCGACGATCCACTTTCAGCGGTCGCCACCTGCGAGATCACGCTTACCGACACCACGGGCTCGCTCGCATGGCACCAGGTCGTCGACCCCCAGTGGTTTGCTCCACCGACCAGTGAGCTGGCAGAGGCGGGGTTGACGGCTGCAGCGGTGTGCGCAGCCCCGCCGTTCAAGACGATCATGGAAGAGTTCTCGACCCGGACCAGTGGCAAGCGACTTGTCGTCCACGGACGCAGCCATGCCTACAGCGCACTGTTCCGCTCCTACGAGTACGCGATCGAGGGCGGCCACGCCGAGGACGGCTGGGTGTTCATCGACCACCTCGACATCGCCGAAACGCTGGGCAACGCCCGATGGGAGTGCGCCCAACTGCGGGCCGCGGAATACACCGGCACGTGGAACCACACCGGCGGCCACTACGCAGTGCCGCCACTGCCCGCGAGCGCAGTGGACGGCCCCTCCCGCAGCAGGGCGCTGAGCGGTCTCCTGCAGCGCCTGGCCGCGCCCAGCCGCTACCGCGAGCTCAACGACATCGCCACCGCAGCAACCGCCTCGGGCCGCTCCCACCGACCGAAGGCCCTCAAGGGGACCCGGCTCTCGCGCAGCGCCGCTGCCAGGCACGCCGTGCTGCACCGCAGCGGCGGGGCGTGCGAGAACCCGGACTGCCCCAACCCCCACTACACCTCGGACCGCAGCAGATCCGGCGCCTACCTGCTAGAAGTCGACCACATCGACGACCACGCCAAGGGCGGTGCCGACGTGCCGCAGGCGATGGCCGCGCTCTGCCCGAACTGCCACAAGATCAAGACTCTCGGAACAACGGGGGAACAACTGCGAGAAAGGCTGCGCCAGACCGCTGACGAACGCCACCGCCAGATACTGGAGTAG
- a CDS encoding transglycosylase family protein: MIFRRENDAARTTATEGVRTHNRLRAALITGVVVAAPVAGLVTATTASAASVSTWDAVAQCESSGNWAANTGNGFYGGLQFTSSTWAAFGGTQYASSANQATEGQQIAVAENVLASQGPGAWPVCGPRAGLTAGGAAADVNTASSSGNTSSSNTSSSNNSDSNSNASGSYGSSSNSSSSDSSSSSTAQSSTPVQTSTPVQTTSTPVQSSGTASGDTYTVKSGDTLSLIAAAHGVSWHHLYAENQSTIGGDPNLILPGQVLTIG; the protein is encoded by the coding sequence ATGATCTTCCGCCGCGAGAACGACGCCGCCCGCACCACCGCTACTGAGGGTGTCCGCACGCACAACCGCCTGCGCGCCGCGCTGATCACCGGTGTGGTCGTCGCCGCCCCCGTGGCCGGTCTGGTCACGGCCACGACCGCGTCCGCTGCCTCCGTCTCCACCTGGGACGCCGTCGCGCAGTGCGAGAGCAGTGGCAACTGGGCCGCCAACACCGGCAACGGCTTCTACGGTGGCCTCCAGTTCACGTCGTCCACCTGGGCCGCCTTCGGTGGCACCCAGTACGCGTCCAGCGCCAACCAGGCCACCGAGGGCCAGCAGATCGCCGTCGCCGAGAACGTGCTGGCCTCCCAGGGCCCCGGCGCCTGGCCCGTCTGCGGGCCGCGGGCCGGTCTCACCGCCGGTGGCGCCGCCGCCGACGTGAACACCGCGTCGTCCAGCGGCAACACGTCCAGCAGCAACACGTCCAGCAGCAACAACAGCGACAGCAACAGCAACGCGTCCGGCTCCTACGGGTCGAGCTCGAACTCCTCCAGCTCGGACTCGTCCAGCAGCAGCACCGCGCAGAGCAGCACCCCGGTCCAGACCAGCACCCCGGTCCAGACCACCAGCACCCCGGTCCAGAGCAGCGGCACCGCCTCCGGCGACACCTACACGGTGAAGTCCGGCGACACGCTGAGCCTCATCGCCGCCGCCCACGGCGTCAGCTGGCACCACCTGTACGCCGAGAACCAGAGCACCATCGGTGGCGACCCGAACCTGATCCTCCCGGGCCAGGTCCTCACCATCGGCTGA